In Stenotrophomonas sp. ASS1, the following proteins share a genomic window:
- the yjgA gene encoding ribosome biogenesis factor YjgA, with product MRGRDEETGEFHDKSRSQNRRDALDVLALGEKLVSLTPAQLARLPIPEDLLPHIAECKRITAHIAHKRQLAFLAKHMRREEDATLDAIRDALDANSETGRREVAMMHRAEDWRERLLAEGDKALAALLDDYPQADRQQLRTLVRNAQAEKARNKPPRAYREIFQVLRALMLPAALGLKASAEDADPVDSDEADED from the coding sequence ATGCGCGGACGCGACGAAGAAACCGGTGAATTCCACGACAAGAGCCGCAGCCAGAACCGGCGCGACGCGCTCGACGTCCTGGCCCTGGGCGAGAAGCTGGTGTCGTTGACCCCGGCCCAGCTGGCACGCCTGCCGATCCCGGAAGACCTGCTGCCGCATATCGCCGAGTGCAAGCGCATCACCGCCCACATCGCCCACAAGCGCCAGCTGGCGTTCCTGGCCAAGCACATGCGCCGCGAAGAAGACGCCACGCTGGATGCGATCCGCGATGCGCTGGACGCCAACAGCGAAACCGGCCGCCGCGAAGTGGCGATGATGCACCGCGCGGAAGACTGGCGCGAGCGCCTGCTGGCCGAGGGTGACAAGGCGCTGGCTGCACTGCTGGACGACTACCCGCAGGCCGACCGCCAGCAGCTGCGCACGCTGGTGCGCAATGCCCAGGCCGAAAAGGCCAGGAACAAGCCGCCACGCGCCTACCGCGAAATCTTCCAGGTGCTGCGCGCCCTGATGCTGCCGGCCGCACTGGGCCTGAAGGCCAGCGCCGAAGACGCCGACCCCGTCGACAGCGACGAAGCCGACGAGGACTGA
- the tldD gene encoding metalloprotease TldD: MTDIALTLAQDRLLRPGGLDTAGLERTFGQLLGPGVDFGDLYFQHARRESWSVEDGIVKDGAHSIEQGVGVRAISGEKTGFAYSDDIHADALLTAAQSARAISREGGAQSGRSLLRGNARALYPALDPIDGIGNEAKVEVLKRLDGYLRAADPRVKQVMVSLSGGVDTVLIARSDGVLGADVRPLVRLNVQVIVEHNGRRESGYAGGGGRYGYEELFADGRPEAFAREALRQALVNLDAVPAPAGVMPVVLGPGWPGVLLHEAVGHGLEGDFNRKGTSVYAGRIGERVAAPGVTIVDDGTLDGRRGSLNIDDEGHPSQCTTLIEDGILVGYMQDSLNARLMGMAPTGNGRRESFAHLTMPRMTNTYMRAGQHDPQEMIRSVKKGLYAVNFGGGQVDITSGKYVFSATEAYLIEDGRITTPVKGATLIGNGPETMQKVRMVGNDLALDEGVGICGKDGQSVPVGVGQPSLLIEGITVGGTQA, encoded by the coding sequence ATGACTGATATCGCCCTGACGCTTGCCCAAGACCGCCTGCTGCGCCCCGGCGGCCTGGATACCGCTGGCCTGGAGCGCACCTTCGGCCAGCTGCTCGGCCCCGGTGTGGACTTCGGCGACCTTTATTTCCAGCATGCCCGCCGCGAGAGCTGGAGCGTGGAAGACGGCATCGTCAAGGACGGCGCCCATTCCATCGAGCAGGGCGTGGGCGTGCGGGCGATTTCCGGCGAGAAGACCGGCTTCGCCTACTCCGACGACATCCATGCCGATGCGCTGCTGACGGCGGCGCAGTCGGCGCGTGCGATCTCGCGTGAAGGTGGCGCCCAGTCCGGGCGGTCGCTGCTGCGCGGCAACGCGCGCGCGCTGTACCCGGCGCTGGACCCGATCGATGGCATCGGCAACGAGGCCAAGGTCGAGGTGCTCAAGCGCCTGGATGGCTACCTGCGCGCCGCCGACCCGCGCGTGAAGCAGGTGATGGTGAGCCTGTCCGGCGGCGTCGATACGGTACTTATCGCCCGCAGCGACGGTGTGCTGGGCGCTGACGTGCGCCCGCTGGTGCGCCTGAACGTGCAGGTGATCGTCGAGCACAACGGCCGCCGCGAGTCCGGCTATGCCGGCGGTGGTGGCCGCTACGGGTATGAGGAGCTGTTCGCCGACGGCCGCCCCGAGGCCTTTGCCCGCGAGGCGCTGCGCCAGGCGCTGGTGAACCTGGACGCCGTTCCGGCACCGGCCGGGGTGATGCCGGTGGTGCTTGGTCCGGGCTGGCCCGGCGTGCTGCTGCATGAAGCGGTCGGCCATGGCCTGGAAGGCGACTTCAACCGCAAGGGCACCAGCGTCTACGCGGGCCGCATCGGCGAGCGCGTTGCCGCCCCGGGCGTGACCATCGTCGATGACGGCACGCTGGACGGACGCCGTGGTTCGTTGAACATCGACGATGAGGGCCACCCGAGCCAGTGCACCACCTTGATCGAGGACGGCATTCTGGTGGGATACATGCAGGACAGCCTCAACGCACGGCTGATGGGCATGGCGCCGACCGGCAACGGCCGCCGCGAATCGTTCGCGCACCTGACCATGCCGCGCATGACCAACACCTACATGCGCGCCGGCCAGCACGACCCACAGGAAATGATCCGTTCGGTGAAGAAGGGCCTGTACGCAGTCAACTTCGGCGGTGGCCAGGTCGACATCACCAGCGGCAAGTACGTGTTCTCGGCCACTGAGGCCTACCTGATCGAGGATGGCCGCATCACCACGCCGGTGAAGGGTGCGACGCTGATCGGCAACGGTCCGGAAACCATGCAGAAGGTGCGCATGGTCGGCAACGATCTGGCCCTGGACGAGGGCGTGGGCATCTGTGGCAAGGACGGGCAGAGCGTGCCCGTGGGTGTCGGCCAGCCCTCGCTGCTGATCGAGGGCATCACGGTCGGCGGTACCCAGGCCTGA
- a CDS encoding YhdP family protein codes for MSAPPRLRLRRIRRHFIAACAVGLVGLALLVGTLSQLLPLAERHPDRIAAWLSERAGQPVRFDQLQTAWTRRGPLLQLKGLRIGAGQGLAIGEAEVLVSMYSGLLPGRSLTELRLRGLALDLQQGEDGRWSVRGLPQAANGGDPLDALRRLGELQVIGGRLGVHAPGLGIDTTLPRIDVRLRVNGDRLRVGVRAWAQTEALPLTAVLDVDRVRGNGQAWLGADPVDFHAWSPLLAAGGVRLREGKGELNLWLTLRDFAPVAVTTDSDLRDVRIDGAPMPSMAAPQLQLQRLQARLRWQRQADGWALQVPRLRLKTEEGEQQLDGLQLQLGKQLRVRSGEVQAGTALRALALSDRLEPGLRRWLFLSRPQLDVRELQLAGDRDGPLWAQGELQSLGFASVGNSPGLRGLGGRFEGDADGFSLQLQPQRQLQFDWPTGFGVRHDLHLAGQVVGWRDEGGGWRIGTAAMRVEGTDYAADVRGGVWFQGDGTRPWLQLAAKLDDVPMTAAKRFWIHSKMSKGATDWLDMALAGGQVRNGIGLVSGDLDDWPFDNNDGRFEATGHITNGDIRFQHDWPLMSQVDADIAFIGPGFDMHGRGDLAGVAVQKFEAGIPDFGQQPLYVRADAQSEAGKLLAMLRQSPLHKDYGDTLDNLTAAGPAHVTFDLLQPLHHDEGGGHLQGTVDLAGVKLVDKRFQLAFDNMQGQTRYSNGGFDAEALSVRHLGQDGRLSLRAGGYVHDSRLAFESQLSATLDAGVLIDRAPEMAWLKPYITGTSPWTIAVSLPKVTPGAPAPPSELRLSSDLVGTRLDLPAPLDKPAAEPLATTVAAQLPMGAGRIDVAFGQRLALAARSHNNQTGVQVTLGSDHVDREPPPSGLTVNGRSPTLDALEWISLARGGSDDDAMPLRAVDVQVGQLKLIGGVFEQTRLQLRPGAQALDVRLDGPSLAGRLTVPNADGGTISGQLDRVHWQSLPAAPGASAAPARVQAGANDMDPAKLPPFALDIADLKFGKVMLGQAVLRTRPLANGLNVDELRFRAPDQEIDISGRWLGRTGGARTELTAQVRSEDLGGLMQNLDYGGQLRGGSGQAQLQATWSGGPSDFQLGNLQGRLDLHARNGQLLELEPGAGRVLGLLSVTQLPRRLMFDFRDFFSKGFAFNQIDGSMQFGQGMARTDKVLIEGPAANITIRGQADLRNQQFDQTIDVNPRAGNLLTVVGAVAGGPVGAALGAATNAVLSKPLGEIGARTYKVTGPWKEPKVEVIERSRDKAPPPVPAPAPAIPPTITGLPRSR; via the coding sequence ATGAGCGCGCCGCCGCGCCTGCGACTGCGAAGGATCCGCCGTCATTTCATTGCCGCCTGCGCGGTGGGCCTGGTCGGGCTTGCACTGCTGGTGGGCACCCTCAGCCAGCTGCTGCCGCTGGCCGAGCGCCATCCCGACAGGATTGCCGCCTGGCTGAGTGAACGCGCTGGCCAGCCGGTGCGTTTCGACCAGCTGCAGACCGCCTGGACCCGGCGCGGCCCGCTGCTGCAGCTCAAGGGCCTGCGCATCGGCGCCGGCCAGGGCCTGGCGATCGGCGAGGCCGAAGTGCTGGTATCGATGTACAGCGGCCTGTTGCCTGGCCGGTCGCTGACCGAGCTGCGCCTGCGTGGCCTGGCGCTCGACCTGCAGCAGGGCGAGGACGGTCGCTGGTCGGTACGCGGCCTGCCGCAGGCCGCCAATGGCGGGGACCCGCTGGATGCGCTGCGCCGGCTGGGCGAACTGCAGGTGATCGGAGGCCGCCTGGGCGTGCATGCGCCGGGGCTGGGGATCGACACCACGCTGCCACGCATCGACGTGCGCCTGCGGGTCAACGGCGACCGCCTGCGTGTAGGCGTGCGTGCCTGGGCCCAGACCGAAGCGCTGCCGTTGACGGCGGTGCTGGACGTGGACCGCGTGCGCGGCAATGGCCAGGCCTGGCTGGGCGCCGATCCGGTCGATTTCCATGCCTGGTCGCCGCTGCTGGCGGCCGGCGGTGTGCGTCTGCGCGAAGGCAAGGGCGAACTCAACCTGTGGCTGACCCTGCGCGATTTCGCGCCGGTGGCGGTGACCACCGATTCGGACCTGCGTGATGTCCGCATCGATGGCGCACCGATGCCCTCGATGGCGGCTCCGCAGCTGCAGCTGCAGCGGTTGCAGGCACGCCTGCGCTGGCAGCGCCAGGCTGATGGCTGGGCGTTGCAGGTGCCGCGCCTGCGCCTGAAAACCGAAGAGGGCGAGCAGCAGCTCGATGGCCTGCAGCTGCAGCTTGGCAAGCAGCTGCGGGTCCGTTCTGGCGAAGTGCAGGCCGGCACCGCGCTGCGTGCGCTGGCCCTGAGCGATCGTCTCGAACCGGGCCTGCGTCGCTGGCTGTTCCTGTCCAGGCCGCAGCTGGATGTGCGCGAGTTGCAGCTGGCGGGCGATCGCGATGGCCCGCTGTGGGCGCAGGGCGAACTGCAGTCGCTGGGCTTCGCCAGCGTGGGCAATTCGCCCGGCCTGCGCGGCCTGGGCGGGCGCTTCGAAGGCGACGCGGATGGCTTCAGCCTGCAGTTGCAGCCGCAACGGCAGCTGCAGTTCGATTGGCCGACCGGCTTTGGTGTGCGTCATGACCTGCATCTGGCGGGACAGGTGGTGGGCTGGCGCGACGAGGGCGGTGGTTGGCGTATCGGTACTGCGGCGATGCGCGTGGAAGGCACCGACTATGCGGCCGACGTGCGCGGCGGGGTCTGGTTCCAGGGGGACGGTACGCGGCCGTGGCTGCAGCTGGCGGCCAAGCTGGACGACGTGCCGATGACTGCGGCCAAGCGCTTCTGGATCCACTCCAAGATGAGCAAGGGCGCCACCGACTGGCTGGACATGGCGCTGGCCGGCGGCCAGGTGCGCAATGGCATCGGCCTGGTCAGTGGCGACCTGGACGACTGGCCGTTCGACAACAACGATGGCCGCTTCGAGGCCACCGGCCATATCACCAACGGTGACATCCGTTTCCAGCATGATTGGCCGTTGATGAGCCAGGTCGACGCCGATATCGCCTTCATCGGCCCCGGCTTCGACATGCATGGGCGCGGCGATCTGGCCGGTGTGGCGGTGCAGAAGTTCGAGGCGGGCATTCCGGATTTCGGGCAGCAGCCGCTGTATGTGCGCGCCGATGCGCAGAGCGAGGCGGGCAAGCTGCTGGCGATGCTGCGGCAGAGCCCGCTGCACAAGGATTATGGCGACACCCTGGACAACCTCACCGCTGCCGGCCCGGCGCATGTGACCTTCGATCTGCTGCAGCCACTGCACCACGATGAAGGTGGCGGCCACCTGCAGGGGACGGTTGATCTGGCCGGCGTGAAGCTGGTCGACAAGCGCTTCCAGCTCGCCTTCGACAACATGCAGGGGCAGACGCGCTACAGCAATGGCGGTTTCGATGCCGAGGCGCTGTCGGTGCGCCACCTCGGCCAGGACGGTCGCCTGAGCCTGCGTGCCGGTGGCTACGTGCACGACAGCAGACTGGCCTTCGAATCGCAGCTGTCGGCCACGCTGGATGCTGGCGTGCTGATCGACCGCGCGCCGGAGATGGCCTGGCTCAAGCCCTACATCACCGGAACCTCGCCGTGGACCATCGCGGTCAGCCTGCCCAAGGTCACTCCGGGGGCGCCTGCGCCGCCCAGCGAGCTGCGGTTGAGCTCCGATCTGGTCGGGACCCGGCTGGACCTGCCGGCGCCGCTGGACAAACCGGCTGCCGAGCCGTTGGCGACCACCGTGGCTGCACAGCTGCCGATGGGGGCCGGCCGCATCGACGTGGCGTTCGGCCAGCGCCTGGCGCTGGCCGCTCGCAGCCACAACAACCAGACCGGTGTGCAGGTGACGCTGGGCAGCGACCATGTCGACCGCGAGCCGCCGCCGAGCGGATTGACCGTCAATGGCCGCAGTCCGACCCTGGACGCTCTGGAGTGGATCAGTCTGGCGCGGGGTGGCAGTGATGACGACGCCATGCCGCTGCGTGCGGTGGACGTGCAGGTAGGCCAGTTGAAGCTGATCGGTGGCGTGTTCGAGCAGACCCGGTTGCAGCTGCGCCCGGGCGCGCAGGCACTGGATGTGCGCCTGGACGGCCCGTCGCTGGCCGGGCGCCTGACCGTCCCCAATGCAGATGGCGGCACCATCAGTGGCCAGCTCGACCGCGTGCACTGGCAATCCCTGCCGGCGGCTCCGGGTGCATCGGCCGCACCGGCACGGGTACAGGCCGGCGCCAACGACATGGACCCGGCCAAGCTGCCGCCGTTCGCGCTGGACATCGCCGACCTGAAGTTCGGCAAGGTGATGCTGGGCCAGGCGGTACTGCGTACGCGGCCGCTGGCCAATGGCCTGAACGTGGACGAGCTGCGCTTCCGTGCGCCCGACCAGGAGATCGACATCAGCGGTCGCTGGCTGGGCCGCACCGGTGGTGCCCGCACCGAGCTGACCGCACAGGTGCGCAGCGAGGACCTGGGCGGACTGATGCAGAACCTCGACTACGGCGGCCAGCTGCGTGGCGGTTCCGGCCAGGCGCAGCTGCAGGCCACGTGGAGTGGGGGGCCGTCGGACTTCCAGCTGGGCAACCTGCAGGGCCGCCTGGACCTGCACGCGCGCAACGGCCAGCTGCTGGAGCTGGAACCGGGCGCTGGCCGGGTGCTGGGCCTGCTCAGTGTCACCCAGCTGCCGCGGCGCCTGATGTTCGACTTCCGCGACTTCTTCTCCAAGGGCTTCGCGTTCAACCAGATCGACGGCAGCATGCAGTTCGGCCAGGGCATGGCACGCACCGACAAGGTGCTGATCGAAGGCCCGGCAGCCAACATCACCATCCGCGGCCAGGCCGACCTGCGCAACCAGCAGTTCGACCAGACCATCGACGTCAACCCGCGTGCAGGCAATCTGCTGACCGTGGTGGGTGCGGTCGCCGGTGGCCCGGTGGGGGCGGCGCTGGGCGCGGCCACCAATGCGGTATTGTCCAAGCCATTGGGCGAGATTGGCGCCCGTACCTACAAGGTGACCGGTCCATGGAAGGAACCGAAGGTGGAAGTGATCGAGCGCAGCCGCGACAAGGCTCCGCCACCCGTACCGGCACCGGCGCCGGCGATTCCGCCGACCATCACCGGCCTGCCGCGCTCGCGTTGA
- the rng gene encoding ribonuclease G, translating into MSEEILVNVTPRETRVAVIENGMLQELHIERGWRRGVVGNIYKGKVQRVMPGMQAAFVEVGLERAAFLHANDVVRPAPVASADTENTTLPPPSSVPIVELLRDGQDIVVQVVKDPIGTKGARLTTQISIPSRYMVLLPQSKVVGVSARIEDETERARLKALVTELSAQHGGYGYIVRTNAEGQPAEAIAEDIAYLSRVWNVVERRGREAASCSNIYEDLSLPLRSVRDLIRKDVDKVKVDSKETFAQLQAFVAKYMPVLAEKIELYSGDRPIFDMFGVEDEIGRALDKQVPLKSGGYLVIDQTEAMTTIDVNTGSFLGQRNLEETVFRTNLEAAQAVARQLRLRNLGGIIIIDFIDMDDAEHRRQVLRTLEKALARDHAKTTVYDFSPLGLVEMTRKRTVESLERQLSETCPQCSGRGSIKTTETVTYEIFREITRAVRQFDAARLLVIASTKVVARITDEESAAVAELEEFLGKSIRFQADEQYLQEQFDVVLL; encoded by the coding sequence ATGTCTGAGGAAATCCTGGTCAATGTGACCCCGCGCGAAACCCGGGTCGCGGTGATCGAGAACGGCATGCTGCAGGAACTGCACATCGAGCGCGGTTGGCGCCGGGGTGTGGTCGGCAACATCTACAAGGGCAAGGTGCAGCGGGTGATGCCCGGCATGCAGGCCGCCTTCGTCGAAGTCGGGCTGGAGCGTGCCGCGTTCCTGCATGCCAACGACGTGGTGCGGCCGGCGCCGGTGGCCAGTGCCGATACCGAGAACACCACGCTGCCGCCGCCATCCAGCGTGCCGATCGTCGAGCTGCTGCGCGACGGCCAGGACATCGTGGTGCAGGTGGTGAAGGACCCGATCGGGACCAAGGGCGCACGCCTGACCACCCAGATCAGCATTCCCTCGCGCTACATGGTGCTGCTGCCGCAATCCAAGGTCGTGGGCGTTTCCGCACGCATCGAGGATGAAACCGAGCGCGCCCGCCTGAAGGCGCTGGTGACCGAACTGTCGGCGCAGCACGGGGGCTACGGCTACATCGTGCGTACCAATGCCGAGGGCCAGCCGGCAGAGGCCATCGCCGAGGACATCGCCTACCTGTCGCGGGTCTGGAACGTGGTCGAGCGTCGTGGCCGCGAAGCGGCCTCGTGCAGCAACATCTATGAAGACCTGAGCCTGCCGCTGCGTTCGGTGCGCGACCTGATCCGCAAGGATGTGGACAAGGTGAAGGTGGACTCCAAGGAGACCTTCGCCCAGCTGCAGGCCTTCGTGGCCAAGTACATGCCGGTGCTGGCCGAGAAAATCGAGCTGTACAGCGGCGATCGCCCGATCTTCGACATGTTCGGGGTGGAGGACGAGATCGGCCGCGCGCTGGACAAGCAGGTGCCGTTGAAGTCCGGTGGCTACCTGGTGATCGACCAGACCGAGGCGATGACCACCATCGACGTCAACACCGGTTCGTTCCTCGGCCAGCGCAACCTGGAAGAGACGGTGTTCCGCACCAACCTGGAAGCGGCACAGGCGGTGGCGCGGCAGCTGCGGCTGCGCAACCTGGGCGGCATCATCATCATCGATTTCATCGACATGGACGATGCCGAGCATCGCCGCCAGGTGCTGCGCACCCTGGAAAAGGCGTTGGCCCGCGACCATGCCAAGACCACGGTGTACGACTTCTCGCCACTGGGCCTGGTGGAGATGACCCGCAAGCGCACGGTGGAAAGCCTGGAGCGACAGCTGTCGGAAACCTGCCCGCAGTGCAGCGGCCGCGGCAGCATCAAGACCACCGAGACGGTGACCTACGAGATCTTCCGTGAGATCACCCGTGCCGTGCGCCAGTTCGATGCCGCGCGCCTGCTGGTGATCGCGTCGACCAAGGTGGTCGCGCGCATCACCGACGAGGAATCCGCGGCGGTGGCCGAGCTGGAGGAATTCCTCGGCAAGAGCATCCGCTTCCAGGCGGACGAGCAGTACCTGCAGGAGCAATTCGATGTCGTTCTGCTCTGA
- a CDS encoding Maf family nucleotide pyrophosphatase: protein MLYLASRSPRRNQLLARLGRPFQALDLEVVEQRALAESAEQYVCRVAADKARAGLARVLVDDPQARVLGSDTEVVLDGDVFGKPTDAADARAMLARLAGRTHQVMTAVVVVGADGLDSELVISEVTFAPIDAADIAAYVATGEPLDKAGAYAIQGGAERWIEHLSGSYSGVMGLPLLHTDRLLARCGVPATTADAAREAADV from the coding sequence ATGCTCTATCTTGCTTCCCGCTCCCCCCGACGCAACCAGCTGCTAGCCCGACTCGGACGCCCCTTCCAGGCCCTGGACCTGGAGGTCGTCGAGCAGCGCGCGCTCGCTGAAAGCGCCGAACAGTATGTCTGCCGGGTCGCCGCCGACAAGGCGCGCGCCGGGTTGGCCCGGGTGCTGGTCGATGACCCGCAGGCGCGCGTGCTCGGCTCGGACACCGAGGTGGTGCTGGATGGCGACGTGTTCGGAAAGCCCACTGACGCCGCCGATGCGCGGGCGATGCTGGCGCGCCTTGCCGGGCGTACCCATCAGGTGATGACCGCCGTGGTGGTGGTCGGCGCGGACGGGCTGGACAGCGAACTGGTCATTTCCGAAGTGACCTTCGCCCCGATCGACGCTGCCGACATCGCCGCCTACGTGGCCACCGGCGAGCCGTTGGACAAGGCCGGGGCCTACGCTATCCAGGGCGGGGCCGAGCGCTGGATCGAACATCTTTCCGGCAGCTACTCCGGCGTCATGGGGCTGCCATTGCTGCATACCGATCGTCTGCTGGCGCGCTGCGGCGTGCCGGCCACAACTGCCGATGCCGCCAGGGAGGCTGCCGATGTCTGA
- a CDS encoding SIMPL domain-containing protein: MRLTATPLLLALSLALGTSMTAHAAPSSPSIAAPAEGTLLNISANAEATRVPDVATLSAGVVTQAADGNSAMRQNAQQMDKVLAAIKAAGIAERDVQTSGVSLNPQYRYADNEAPKITGYQASNTVSLKVRDIAKLGKVLDALAAQGANQINGPSFEIDQPEPVYDEARLAALKKAQARAQTYAKSLGLQVRRIVSISENAGGGYRPMPMMRAMSAGAAMDKATPVAPGESTVSVNLDVVFELGR, translated from the coding sequence ATGCGCCTGACCGCCACCCCGCTGCTGCTCGCCCTGTCCCTCGCCCTTGGAACCTCGATGACCGCCCATGCTGCCCCGTCGTCGCCGTCGATCGCCGCCCCGGCCGAAGGCACCCTGCTGAACATCTCGGCCAATGCCGAGGCGACCCGCGTCCCGGACGTGGCCACCCTGTCGGCCGGTGTGGTCACCCAGGCCGCCGATGGCAACAGCGCCATGCGCCAGAACGCCCAGCAGATGGACAAGGTACTGGCCGCGATCAAGGCCGCCGGCATCGCCGAGCGCGACGTGCAGACCAGTGGCGTCAGCCTCAATCCGCAGTACCGCTATGCCGACAACGAAGCACCGAAGATCACCGGCTACCAGGCCAGTAACACGGTCAGCCTGAAGGTGCGTGACATCGCCAAGCTGGGCAAGGTGCTGGATGCACTGGCTGCGCAGGGCGCCAACCAGATCAACGGCCCCAGCTTCGAGATCGACCAGCCGGAACCGGTCTACGACGAAGCCCGCCTGGCTGCACTGAAGAAGGCCCAGGCCCGCGCCCAGACCTATGCGAAGTCGCTGGGCCTGCAGGTGCGCCGCATCGTCAGCATTTCCGAGAACGCTGGCGGCGGCTACCGCCCGATGCCGATGATGCGGGCCATGTCGGCCGGCGCGGCGATGGACAAGGCCACCCCGGTCGCACCGGGTGAGTCGACCGTCTCGGTCAACCTGGACGTGGTGTTCGAACTGGGTCGCTGA
- a CDS encoding energy transducer TonB, giving the protein MVRTYPVASPHFDPARVAAWSAAIALHLLAFLLLLIPATYQAVQVPRDKTAVRLIEKIPPPPTPPVPITPKEIVQVMPKPRTQPVAPPLPAPTATVEETQGIALPAAEPAPPQLAPSIDTSTPLAGAQLQYRSAPPPAYPLAALRNREQGTVLLRVEVDSHGQPAVVSIERSSGSRSLDQAARQQVLRHWRFEPAQRDGVAVPAIGMVPVQFSLPD; this is encoded by the coding sequence ATGGTTCGTACGTATCCCGTTGCATCCCCGCATTTCGACCCCGCCCGCGTTGCCGCCTGGAGCGCGGCCATCGCCCTGCATCTGCTGGCCTTCCTGTTGCTGCTGATCCCGGCGACCTACCAGGCCGTGCAGGTCCCACGTGACAAGACTGCGGTCAGGCTGATCGAGAAGATCCCGCCACCGCCCACGCCGCCGGTTCCGATCACGCCGAAAGAGATCGTCCAGGTGATGCCGAAACCCCGGACGCAGCCGGTAGCACCGCCCCTGCCCGCACCTACCGCGACCGTGGAGGAGACCCAGGGCATCGCACTGCCGGCCGCCGAACCGGCTCCGCCCCAGCTGGCACCGAGCATCGACACCTCCACGCCTCTGGCCGGCGCCCAGCTGCAGTACCGCAGCGCCCCGCCGCCGGCCTACCCGCTGGCGGCACTGCGCAACCGCGAGCAGGGGACGGTGCTGTTGCGGGTAGAGGTGGACTCCCACGGGCAGCCGGCGGTGGTCAGCATCGAGCGCAGCAGTGGCTCGCGCAGCCTGGACCAGGCCGCACGCCAGCAGGTGCTCAGGCACTGGCGCTTCGAGCCGGCCCAGCGTGATGGCGTGGCCGTGCCGGCCATCGGCATGGTGCCGGTGCAGTTCTCGCTGCCGGACTGA